In the genome of Parus major isolate Abel chromosome 2, Parus_major1.1, whole genome shotgun sequence, one region contains:
- the TNFRSF11B gene encoding tumor necrosis factor receptor superfamily member 11B, with the protein MNKFLCCTLVLLDISVKWTIQDDSPPKYLHYDPGTSRQLLCDQCPPGSYVKRHCSASSPTQCAPCPAQYYADEWNSNEECQYCSTVCKELQFVRQECSSTQNRICECVPGRYLELEFCLRHTECPPGFGVAQAGTPESDTVCERCPEGFFSNETSSKAACLKHTNCSALGFKIALKGNEVRDNICQENTDTTPQKCGIDVTLCEEAMFRFAVPTHLTSNWLNILADSLPGTKVSTENIERIKQRHSPQEQTFQLLKLWKQQNKEQDMVKKIIQDIDLCENSVLKHIGHVNLTFEHLNMLMASLPGKKVGKEDVERTMKLCQPTEQVLKLLNLWRIKNGDQDTIKGLMYGLKHLKMYHFPKRTIQSLKKVIKFLHRFTMYRLYQKLFLEMVGNQLKSVKVRCV; encoded by the exons ATGAACAAGTTCCTGTGCTGCACGCTTGTG CTCTTGGACATTTCTGTCAAGTGGACCATCCAGGATGACTCTCCCCCCAAGTATCTCCATTACGACCCGGGGACATCTCGCCAGCTGCTGTGTGACCAGTGTCCTCCCGGGAGCTACGTGAAGCGGCACTGCAGCGCCAGCAGCCCGACGCAGTGCGCCCCGTGCCCGGCTCAGTACTACGCCGACGAGTGGAACAGCAACGAGGAGTGCCAGTACTGCAGCACCGTCTGCAAGGAGCTGCAGTTCGTCAGGCAGGAGTGCTCCAGCACCCAGAACCGCATCTGCGAGTGCGTCCCGGGCAGGTACCTGGAGCTGGAGTTCTGCTTGAGGCACACGGAGTGTCCGCCCGGGTTCGGTGTTGCCCAGGCAG GTACCCCTGAGAGTGACACTGTATGTGAGAGATGTCCAGAGGGATTTTTCTCAAATGAAACCTCCTCCAAAGCAGCCTGTCTTAAGCACACAAACTGTAGTGCCCTGGGTTTCAAAATAGCTTTGAAAGGAAATGAGGTTCGTGACAACATCTGTCAGGAAAATACAGATACAACGCCTCAAAAATGTGGAATAG ATGTAACCCTGTGTGAGGAGGCTATGTTCAGGTTTGCTGTTCCTACTCATCTCACATCTAACTGGCTGAACATACTAGCAGACAGCTTGCCTGGGACAAAGGttagcacagaaaatattgaaaGGATTAAACAAAGGCACAGCCCTCAAGAGCAGACCTTCCAACTTTTGAAATTGTGGaagcagcaaaacaaggaaCAGGACATGGTCAAGAAGATTATCCAAG ATATTGATCTTTGCGAAAACAGTGTCTTAAAACACATTGGCCATGTGAACCTCACCTTTGAACATCTCAACATGCTGATGGCAAGCTTGCCAGGCAAGAAAGTTGGAAAAGAAGATGTTGAGCGCACAATGAAACTATGTCAACCCACAGAGCAAGTTCTGAAGCTTCTCAATCTGTGGAGAATAAAGAATGGTGACCAAGACACCATTAAAGGTTTAATGTATGGACTGAAGCACTTGAAAATGTACCACTTTCCAAAACGAACCATCCAAAGCCTGAAAAAGGTGATTAAGTTTCTTCACAGATTTACAATGTATAGATTATACCAGAAACTCTTTTTAGAAATGGTAGGGAACCAACTTAAATCTGTGAAAGTAAGATGTGTCTAA